The Metabacillus sediminilitoris genome window below encodes:
- a CDS encoding LysR family transcriptional regulator, with translation MELRQLHYFMEVAEREHVSEAAQHLHVAQSAISRQIANLEAELGVTLFEREGRNVKLTPIGKVFLTHIKTAVKAIEFAKKQIDEHLDPEKGSIKIGFPTSLASHLLPTVISAFKDKYPNVSFHLRQGSYRFLIQSVIDREIDLAFLGPVPQNIPDIEGTILFSESISALLPISHPLASKKGILLNELRNDEFVLFPKGYILQEIAVDACKQAGFVPKISSVGEDLDAIKGLVSAGIGVTLLPDSTFHEAIPRFTVKIPIELPLVTRTVGIIISKKRELAPSEKVFYQYVKEFFSILQQYQ, from the coding sequence ATGGAATTACGTCAATTACACTATTTTATGGAAGTAGCTGAACGTGAACACGTATCAGAAGCAGCACAACACTTACATGTTGCTCAATCTGCGATAAGTCGACAGATTGCTAATTTAGAGGCTGAATTAGGGGTTACTCTTTTTGAACGAGAGGGTCGCAATGTAAAGTTAACCCCTATTGGAAAAGTATTTCTTACTCATATTAAAACGGCAGTTAAAGCAATCGAATTCGCTAAAAAGCAAATTGATGAGCATCTCGATCCTGAAAAAGGTTCAATAAAAATCGGCTTTCCAACAAGCCTTGCTAGCCATTTATTACCTACAGTCATCTCAGCGTTCAAAGACAAATATCCTAATGTTTCTTTTCATCTGAGACAAGGATCCTACAGATTCTTAATACAATCAGTCATTGATCGTGAAATTGATTTAGCTTTTTTAGGACCAGTTCCTCAAAATATACCTGATATAGAAGGGACTATATTATTTTCAGAAAGTATTTCTGCTTTACTTCCAATTTCACATCCTCTTGCATCCAAAAAGGGTATCCTTCTTAATGAATTAAGAAATGATGAATTTGTCCTTTTTCCAAAAGGATACATCTTGCAGGAAATTGCAGTTGATGCATGTAAACAAGCCGGATTTGTTCCTAAAATTTCATCGGTTGGTGAGGATTTGGATGCGATTAAAGGTTTAGTATCTGCTGGGATCGGTGTTACCCTTCTGCCTGATAGCACCTTTCATGAAGCTATCCCACGATTCACAGTGAAAATTCCAATCGAATTACCTTTAGTTACAAGAACTGTCGGTATAATCATTTCTAAAAAAAGAGAGCTTGCTCCATCAGAGAAGGTTTTTTATCAATATGTTAAAGAATTTTTCTCTATCCTTCAGCAATATCAATAA
- a CDS encoding cell wall hydrolase, whose protein sequence is MKNLFIFVITLTLVIAFHIVFPSTPLYAESKDTIQTGDTINLLTKKYGIGKNETEEFDPRYYHMKEKMNSPRNLIEKKDDSLTLTNKEKNLLARLVHAEAEGEPFEGKVAVATVVLNRVEHNQFPDTIKDVIYEENAFEPVQNGSINEPADKEAHKAVKEALEEQDQNDELLYFYNPETATSDWIFTREVKKTIGNHAFAI, encoded by the coding sequence ATGAAAAATTTATTTATCTTCGTTATCACATTAACATTGGTTATTGCTTTTCATATTGTTTTTCCATCAACTCCTTTATATGCTGAATCAAAAGATACGATTCAGACTGGAGATACTATAAACTTATTAACGAAAAAATATGGAATCGGCAAAAATGAAACGGAAGAATTTGACCCGCGTTATTATCATATGAAAGAAAAAATGAATTCACCTAGAAACTTGATTGAAAAAAAGGATGATTCATTAACACTTACGAATAAAGAAAAGAATTTACTTGCCCGCCTTGTTCACGCAGAAGCAGAAGGTGAGCCCTTTGAAGGGAAAGTTGCCGTAGCAACAGTTGTGTTGAATCGTGTAGAACATAATCAATTTCCTGATACAATTAAGGACGTTATTTATGAAGAGAATGCATTTGAACCTGTCCAAAATGGCTCTATAAATGAACCTGCTGATAAGGAAGCACATAAAGCTGTGAAAGAAGCTTTGGAAGAACAAGATCAAAACGATGAGTTACTTTATTTTTATAACCCTGAAACGGCAACAAGTGATTGGATTTTTACACGTGAAGTGAAAAAGACAATCGGAAATCATGCCTTTGCTATTTAA
- a CDS encoding HEAT repeat domain-containing protein, which produces MGQVNPEPILTFSENYLHHPAPEIRRQVIHGIELRGRTHPEEVLPLLKEVQFERVKRVRNMVIQVLGQISYKENCLEKVMMLYFLFKTALFFLCP; this is translated from the coding sequence ATGGGACAGGTTAACCCCGAACCGATCCTGACATTTTCTGAAAACTATTTACATCATCCTGCCCCTGAAATACGAAGGCAGGTTATTCATGGAATTGAGCTTAGAGGTAGAACACATCCAGAGGAAGTTTTGCCATTGCTTAAAGAGGTGCAATTCGAAAGAGTTAAACGTGTCAGAAATATGGTTATCCAGGTTTTAGGTCAAATTAGTTATAAGGAGAACTGTTTAGAAAAGGTTATGATGTTGTATTTTCTCTTTAAAACAGCTTTATTTTTTCTATGTCCATAA
- the dapA gene encoding 4-hydroxy-tetrahydrodipicolinate synthase produces MNFGQVLTAMVTPFDHNGEIDFEATRTLVNHLIDNGSDGLVIAGTTGESPTLTTEEKVEFFKFVVNVVAGRVPVIAGTGSNNTKASISLTRLAEEAGVDGIMLVTPYYNKPSQEGMYQHFKAIAESTVLPIMLYNIPGRSVVNMTVETIVRLSNIENIVCIKEASGDLDAMAQIISKSASDFTLYSGDDGLTVPVLAIGGAGIVSVASHIIGNEMQNMINSFKNGDVIKAGVLHRELLPIMNALFAAPNPSPVKAALNMRGIQVGGVRLPMVALNDDETRALKSVLEASNINVSS; encoded by the coding sequence ATGAATTTTGGTCAAGTATTAACAGCAATGGTGACTCCGTTTGATCATAATGGTGAAATCGATTTTGAAGCTACGAGAACGTTAGTGAATCATCTTATTGATAATGGCTCTGATGGACTAGTGATCGCTGGGACAACAGGCGAATCACCAACACTAACAACTGAAGAAAAAGTAGAATTTTTTAAATTTGTTGTAAACGTTGTTGCAGGAAGAGTGCCAGTCATCGCTGGGACCGGCTCTAATAATACAAAAGCATCGATCAGCTTAACTCGTCTTGCTGAGGAAGCAGGAGTTGATGGCATTATGCTGGTCACTCCATACTATAACAAACCATCACAAGAAGGCATGTACCAGCATTTTAAAGCCATTGCCGAATCAACGGTATTACCAATCATGCTTTACAATATACCAGGTCGAAGTGTTGTTAACATGACGGTTGAAACGATTGTCCGCCTTTCAAACATAGAAAATATTGTTTGCATCAAAGAAGCAAGCGGTGACCTTGATGCGATGGCGCAAATCATAAGTAAATCAGCTAGTGATTTTACATTGTACAGCGGTGATGATGGCTTAACAGTACCTGTATTAGCGATTGGTGGGGCTGGAATTGTTTCCGTTGCTTCCCACATCATTGGCAATGAAATGCAAAATATGATCAACAGTTTTAAAAATGGCGATGTTATCAAAGCTGGTGTATTACATCGCGAGCTTCTGCCGATTATGAACGCATTGTTCGCTGCACCAAATCCATCACCTGTAAAAGCAGCCTTGAATATGCGCGGGATTCAAGTTGGCGGTGTTCGCTTGCCGATGGTGGCTTTGAATGATGACGAGACAAGAGCTTTAAAGAGTGTTCTTGAAGCTAGTAACATCAACGTTAGCAGCTAA
- a CDS encoding DUF3231 family protein, with amino-acid sequence MKLFDVIHDVFEPFMDGEKKPLNVMEVSNLWFFLIGTETTMRNEEIGYNLADDPELKQIIKDIKENVHIPIREEISQFLKKEGVPLPQSTPEKPAGDFRSIPEGAKLNDEEMANLISYNLAMGVTYAARGLTESIRADVGFIFFKIIMKKTTAGLTVKQYLEKHEWLRVPPSYKAKTTQTCYTTSDEL; translated from the coding sequence ATGAAACTGTTTGATGTGATACATGATGTTTTTGAACCATTTATGGACGGCGAAAAAAAACCATTGAATGTGATGGAAGTTTCAAATTTATGGTTTTTTCTTATAGGCACGGAAACGACGATGCGCAATGAAGAAATTGGCTACAACCTTGCTGACGATCCTGAATTAAAACAAATAATAAAGGATATAAAAGAGAACGTACATATCCCGATTAGAGAAGAGATTAGTCAATTTCTGAAGAAAGAAGGCGTCCCATTACCTCAATCAACACCGGAAAAGCCAGCTGGTGATTTTCGGAGTATTCCAGAGGGTGCCAAATTAAATGATGAAGAAATGGCAAATCTGATTTCATATAATCTGGCTATGGGCGTTACTTATGCCGCAAGGGGACTTACAGAATCGATTCGTGCAGATGTTGGGTTCATTTTCTTTAAAATTATCATGAAAAAAACAACCGCTGGTTTAACTGTAAAACAGTATTTGGAGAAGCATGAGTGGCTTCGTGTGCCGCCTTCTTACAAAGCGAAGACAACACAAACATGTTACACAACATCTGACGAATTATGA
- a CDS encoding GMC family oxidoreductase N-terminal domain-containing protein — protein MAKEDVIVIGSGGGGAVIAKELGEMGLKVLVLEAGPWYGNKKWQNPNLQPGAKISSTFDDLDVSLYKQLVNKYEQNMNDLVSGRFRWGPADRSRSQWFRNIKQKGMIWQSSGVGGTTQVYTANCPRAFPMAVDHVWPLSYLELIPYYEKVEDTLPVNFAPTTAKEELFYYGAKKAGWHLIPTLDVTVPGFRPQPNAILPPNNNILNPHVRLEELSWMEGCTLAGHCVNGCPHGPSMDKIAKRSTNVSYVPLALKTSNVTIRPNAFVLKIVTDIDSSEGLRAIGVVIRDTWTGEKEELQAKVVVMAAGSIESPRLWMNSGLPHNPWVGKGLVNHYMDWLTGIFAEKELMPILGSSDVNPFVGHTCGARLDYPGLGTLQTVGMSPGLTASFFGMSESGYDFLTSSMTKGRLYGDELKEVMTNYRRTLSVLVSTDDEVDPQNGITLDPLISDEHGSVPVVAYKPTKRSKRKRSELVKIAVDILYKAGAKKIIWSNWPAGNMIHMESTMRMGFVVDENCESYDVKRLYIADNSVHYNSLGGPNPTLTTQALATRTAEKLFNKYF, from the coding sequence ATGGCGAAAGAGGACGTGATTGTCATTGGTTCTGGCGGTGGCGGAGCCGTCATCGCGAAAGAACTTGGTGAAATGGGATTAAAGGTGTTGGTTTTAGAAGCAGGGCCATGGTATGGAAATAAAAAATGGCAGAATCCGAATCTGCAGCCTGGTGCCAAAATTAGTTCTACATTTGATGATTTGGATGTAAGCCTTTATAAACAATTGGTAAACAAGTATGAACAGAATATGAATGATTTGGTATCTGGCAGATTTCGGTGGGGGCCTGCTGACCGCAGTCGTTCCCAATGGTTTCGGAATATAAAACAGAAGGGGATGATTTGGCAAAGCTCAGGTGTTGGTGGAACAACCCAAGTTTATACAGCTAATTGCCCCCGAGCATTCCCAATGGCTGTAGATCATGTATGGCCACTATCTTATCTGGAACTTATTCCATACTATGAAAAGGTTGAAGATACATTACCGGTAAACTTTGCACCGACTACTGCAAAAGAAGAATTATTCTACTATGGGGCGAAAAAGGCTGGGTGGCATCTGATTCCTACACTGGATGTAACAGTCCCGGGTTTTCGGCCACAACCTAACGCGATCTTACCTCCCAATAACAATATTTTAAATCCTCATGTTCGTTTAGAGGAACTATCCTGGATGGAAGGCTGCACTCTTGCGGGGCATTGTGTCAACGGTTGTCCTCATGGACCCTCGATGGATAAAATTGCTAAGCGCTCAACAAATGTCAGCTATGTGCCACTTGCTTTAAAAACAAGTAATGTCACAATCAGGCCAAATGCATTTGTTTTGAAAATAGTAACGGATATAGACTCTTCTGAAGGGTTGCGTGCGATTGGCGTCGTCATACGTGATACATGGACAGGTGAAAAGGAAGAGTTGCAGGCAAAGGTTGTAGTGATGGCTGCAGGTAGTATCGAAAGTCCGCGTCTTTGGATGAATTCAGGATTGCCTCACAATCCATGGGTTGGGAAAGGCTTAGTAAATCATTACATGGACTGGCTGACAGGGATATTTGCTGAAAAGGAATTGATGCCAATATTGGGAAGCTCGGATGTTAATCCATTTGTTGGTCATACATGTGGTGCAAGGCTCGATTATCCTGGACTGGGAACTTTGCAGACAGTTGGAATGAGCCCCGGATTAACAGCTTCTTTTTTTGGAATGAGTGAGTCAGGATATGATTTCTTAACTTCGTCCATGACGAAAGGGCGTCTCTACGGTGATGAATTAAAAGAAGTGATGACAAATTATCGACGAACATTAAGTGTATTAGTTAGTACCGATGATGAAGTGGATCCGCAAAACGGAATTACACTTGATCCCTTAATTAGTGATGAACATGGATCCGTTCCTGTTGTGGCATATAAACCAACTAAACGATCAAAAAGGAAGCGAAGTGAGCTTGTAAAAATCGCAGTGGACATCTTGTACAAAGCGGGGGCAAAAAAAATCATCTGGTCTAATTGGCCTGCAGGCAACATGATTCATATGGAAAGTACGATGCGAATGGGTTTTGTCGTTGATGAGAATTGTGAATCATACGATGTGAAACGATTATATATCGCTGACAATAGTGTTCATTATAATAGTTTAGGTGGACCAAATCCAACCCTTACTACACAGGCACTGGCTACCCGTACAGCAGAAAAACTATTTAATAAATATTTTTAG
- a CDS encoding DoxX family protein produces the protein MKWWENDKVSVAWTVIRIWLGIQWINAGWHKLADGFDAGGFIQGAIAKATGDNPAVQGWYAAFLEGFALPNVKLINILIPFGELLVGLGLIVGIATVPALIAGAFMNLNFLLAGTVSTNPILFTLAIILLFVGKGAYIWGGDRFLVPYVKEQFFHKGKDHRDAGHDDHKKAVMY, from the coding sequence ATGAAATGGTGGGAAAACGATAAAGTAAGTGTAGCATGGACAGTAATAAGAATTTGGTTAGGTATTCAATGGATTAATGCAGGGTGGCATAAATTAGCGGATGGTTTTGATGCTGGAGGATTCATTCAAGGTGCAATCGCGAAAGCAACAGGTGACAATCCAGCAGTACAAGGCTGGTATGCAGCATTCTTAGAAGGGTTTGCTTTACCAAATGTAAAACTAATTAACATTCTTATTCCTTTCGGAGAATTACTTGTTGGTCTTGGATTGATTGTCGGAATAGCAACTGTCCCAGCCTTGATAGCAGGGGCATTCATGAATTTAAACTTCCTTTTAGCTGGAACTGTAAGCACAAATCCAATCTTATTCACACTAGCAATCATCTTATTATTCGTTGGGAAAGGGGCATATATTTGGGGCGGAGACCGCTTCCTCGTACCTTATGTGAAAGAGCAGTTTTTCCATAAGGGGAAGGATCATCGAGATGCAGGTCATGATGATCATAAGAAAGCTGTTATGTATTAA
- a CDS encoding GyrI-like domain-containing protein → MSYHIVEKESFQIAGIKRECPCTGEEGILGIPEFWGEANINGTVNKLIPLLNGQIKGLLGVTGNNNKEKNTIYYWIAAEHNGDVPAEFHLQSGLFLKCADLCHLQS, encoded by the coding sequence ATGAGTTATCATATTGTTGAAAAAGAATCGTTTCAAATAGCAGGAATTAAACGAGAATGTCCTTGTACCGGTGAAGAAGGAATTCTAGGAATTCCAGAATTTTGGGGTGAAGCAAATATAAACGGAACGGTTAATAAATTAATTCCATTACTTAACGGACAAATTAAAGGTTTATTAGGTGTGACTGGTAATAATAATAAAGAAAAAAATACGATTTATTATTGGATTGCTGCGGAACATAACGGTGATGTGCCAGCTGAATTCCACCTGCAAAGTGGGTTGTTTTTGAAGTGCGCGGACCTATGCCATCTGCAATCATAG
- a CDS encoding LysR family transcriptional regulator, with translation MYFDALRTFITVVEEKNFTKAAEKLLLSQPSVSVHIKNLEEEFQTQLLIRSPKMLKLTLSGEMLYERAKQMMQIYENTKIEIYEQQNTIKGTIHIAASFTIGEYILPTLLAKLSKKYPMLDFVVTIGNTDEVVKHVQFFKADIGLIEGNTNEKDLIIQPYMEDELTIIATSDHPLKKVKVIEIEDLQDEIWISRERGSGTREYLEHVIRTNGLKMNRLITISSNQGVKETVMNGLGISILSIYAVKRELEQGTLIQLKPKNELFKRKFSYVVSPMSVEKKNIQLFLETLGEKHG, from the coding sequence ATGTATTTTGATGCTTTACGGACGTTTATTACAGTAGTCGAAGAAAAAAACTTTACAAAAGCAGCTGAAAAGCTTTTACTCTCACAGCCAAGTGTAAGTGTTCATATTAAAAATCTAGAAGAGGAATTTCAAACACAGCTATTAATACGTTCTCCAAAAATGTTAAAACTTACATTATCTGGGGAAATGTTGTATGAACGTGCAAAGCAAATGATGCAAATTTACGAAAATACAAAAATAGAAATTTATGAACAGCAAAACACGATAAAAGGCACCATACATATAGCCGCAAGCTTTACAATCGGAGAATACATCTTACCGACATTATTAGCAAAGCTATCTAAAAAATATCCAATGCTTGATTTTGTGGTTACCATCGGAAATACTGATGAGGTAGTAAAGCATGTACAATTTTTCAAAGCAGATATCGGTTTAATCGAAGGTAATACAAATGAAAAAGATCTCATTATACAACCATATATGGAAGATGAATTAACGATAATAGCTACTTCAGATCATCCTCTAAAAAAAGTGAAAGTTATAGAAATCGAAGATCTTCAAGATGAGATATGGATTAGCAGGGAGAGGGGTTCAGGAACTAGGGAATATTTAGAACATGTCATTCGAACCAATGGATTGAAAATGAACAGATTAATCACAATAAGTAGTAATCAAGGTGTAAAGGAAACAGTAATGAATGGGTTAGGTATTTCAATTCTTTCCATTTATGCTGTCAAAAGGGAGCTCGAACAAGGTACATTAATACAATTAAAACCTAAAAATGAATTGTTTAAGAGGAAGTTTTCTTATGTTGTTTCACCTATGTCTGTTGAAAAGAAAAATATTCAATTATTTTTGGAAACATTAGGTGAGAAGCATGGATAA
- a CDS encoding undecaprenyl-diphosphatase translates to MNNKAFNIINGLSGRCTPIDLLMIVISNKIRYVFVFVLIVMWFRNDSNKKAAGNAVKSSGITLIIHTIIKLVYFKPRPFMKRRVGILIPSKMDSTFPSKHTLLVFAISTSIFLYNRVLGLIMMVLAGLTGFSRIWVGHHYPSDIIGSAFIGSMTSIILDKIPTDTHMELKKKPTH, encoded by the coding sequence ATGAACAACAAAGCTTTTAATATCATCAACGGTCTATCAGGACGTTGTACACCCATTGATTTATTGATGATAGTGATTTCAAATAAGATTCGATATGTATTTGTTTTTGTATTGATAGTTATGTGGTTTAGAAATGATTCCAATAAAAAAGCTGCTGGAAATGCGGTGAAATCTTCGGGGATTACCTTGATCATACATACAATCATTAAATTGGTTTATTTTAAACCACGTCCTTTTATGAAACGCCGCGTAGGCATATTGATTCCATCAAAAATGGATTCAACGTTTCCTAGTAAACACACGCTGTTAGTATTTGCTATTTCAACATCTATCTTTCTTTATAACCGTGTCCTTGGTTTAATCATGATGGTTTTGGCAGGCTTAACTGGCTTTTCACGTATTTGGGTAGGCCATCATTATCCATCTGATATTATTGGAAGTGCATTTATTGGTTCTATGACGAGTATTATTCTTGATAAAATACCAACTGATACTCACATGGAACTGAAAAAAAAGCCTACTCATTAA
- a CDS encoding hydroxymethylglutaryl-CoA lyase, translated as MFIPKQIELIEVGPRDGLQNEPIAIPTEKKKELIAKLAKLGFSRIETTAFVHPKWIPQMSDSDEIAYYCNELGITYIALTPNLKALDRAIEAKVPQIAVFIGASSTFNKKNINKTTAESLMECKPLFAKAKDHHLFVRAYISMAFSCPFQGEVSFEEVQTVCDEFIHLGADEIDIGDTNGQADPKIVYERFSRLRYCYPDTTFVGHFHDTRKMALANTIAAIQAGITKFDSSVGGLGGCPYSPGATGNVATEELVDMLSRMGCETGINYEEVKKVSEFAKGLSSRL; from the coding sequence TTGTTCATACCAAAGCAGATTGAATTAATTGAAGTTGGGCCGCGAGATGGTTTACAAAATGAACCGATTGCGATTCCAACAGAAAAGAAGAAAGAATTGATTGCGAAACTTGCTAAATTAGGTTTTTCCCGAATCGAAACAACTGCTTTTGTCCATCCAAAATGGATTCCTCAGATGTCTGATTCGGATGAAATTGCTTATTATTGTAATGAACTTGGCATTACTTACATTGCCCTTACCCCCAATTTAAAGGCGCTTGATCGCGCAATTGAAGCAAAGGTACCACAAATAGCGGTATTTATTGGTGCTAGTTCTACTTTTAATAAGAAGAATATTAACAAAACAACTGCAGAATCATTAATGGAATGTAAGCCTTTGTTTGCTAAAGCGAAAGATCATCATCTTTTTGTTCGAGCCTATATCTCAATGGCTTTCTCATGTCCTTTTCAAGGAGAAGTGTCATTTGAAGAGGTGCAGACAGTTTGTGACGAATTTATTCATCTCGGTGCTGATGAAATTGATATTGGTGATACTAACGGTCAAGCAGATCCAAAGATCGTATATGAACGCTTTTCCAGATTAAGATATTGCTATCCAGACACTACCTTTGTCGGGCATTTTCACGATACACGAAAAATGGCATTAGCTAATACCATCGCAGCCATCCAGGCAGGAATTACGAAATTTGATAGCTCTGTCGGCGGATTAGGTGGATGTCCATATTCGCCTGGTGCAACAGGGAATGTGGCGACAGAAGAATTAGTCGATATGCTCTCAAGAATGGGTTGTGAAACAGGAATTAATTATGAAGAAGTGAAAAAAGTAAGTGAATTTGCAAAAGGGCTATCTAGTCGATTATAA
- a CDS encoding VUT family protein — MRIVFYLISIILANVITAAFAPLLFGVFIVPMGTLLIGATFIFRDLVQNKYGRKKTYWLIGIALFLSAVVSYLLGDTLIIVLASAISFLIAETTDTEIYTRLKLPMSWRVFYSGLVGGLLDSVVFVIIGLSPFGANYLPWEAVPAAIIGQVLVKTLIQGLGALVLNQVHTILDKKIGTN; from the coding sequence ATGAGGATAGTATTTTATTTAATTTCAATTATTTTGGCAAATGTCATTACAGCGGCATTTGCGCCATTACTATTTGGCGTTTTCATTGTACCGATGGGAACATTGTTAATCGGTGCCACATTTATTTTTCGTGACCTTGTTCAAAATAAATATGGAAGAAAAAAGACGTATTGGTTGATAGGAATCGCCCTTTTTCTATCTGCGGTTGTTTCTTATTTGTTAGGAGATACCTTAATTATTGTTTTAGCATCTGCCATTTCCTTTCTGATTGCTGAAACAACGGATACAGAAATTTATACACGTTTAAAACTGCCGATGAGTTGGAGAGTCTTCTATAGCGGATTAGTCGGCGGGTTACTTGATTCAGTCGTTTTCGTTATCATTGGATTAAGTCCATTTGGCGCTAATTACTTGCCATGGGAGGCAGTTCCTGCTGCCATTATTGGGCAAGTACTAGTGAAGACACTCATTCAGGGACTTGGTGCACTTGTGCTTAATCAAGTTCATACGATTTTAGATAAAAAGATCGGGACGAATTGA
- a CDS encoding YeiH family protein → MDQGLFRLHDKGISSFLKGIVLTLFISLIASIVANVPIVSMVGHLVLSILIGIGWKTTIGVPEQFMTGVSFASKNLLRIGIIFLGMKLNLIDVFQAGIDVFLLAIINVAVTLIIVYFLAKYLKVEKNLALLTACGTAICGAAAVVAISSQIRARENDTVLAAAVVCLLGTIFTLIYTVFYSTFSLTPLEFGIFSGATLHEIAHVIAASAPAGSDAVDMAVVVKLTRVALLVPVALIIGFMVNKNKKNEEKSPLPIPWFLIGFLFMCLINTMGLVSRNVSTAFVEVAYLLMGMAMAGMGITINLKSIKQRGKSPIIASVVGSIILSVIGFLVIKML, encoded by the coding sequence ATGGATCAAGGTTTGTTTAGATTACACGATAAAGGAATTTCTTCTTTTTTAAAAGGGATTGTACTAACTCTTTTTATTTCGTTGATAGCAAGTATTGTGGCAAATGTGCCGATTGTTTCAATGGTTGGACACCTTGTCCTTTCCATTTTAATTGGAATAGGGTGGAAAACAACTATAGGTGTTCCAGAGCAATTTATGACTGGCGTTTCGTTTGCTAGTAAAAATTTATTAAGAATTGGGATTATTTTTTTAGGAATGAAATTAAATCTAATTGATGTTTTCCAAGCTGGTATTGATGTTTTTCTACTTGCCATCATAAATGTTGCTGTAACACTCATCATCGTTTATTTTTTAGCTAAATATTTAAAAGTAGAAAAAAATTTAGCATTATTAACTGCATGTGGTACAGCCATTTGCGGTGCAGCAGCAGTTGTTGCCATTTCATCACAAATTAGAGCACGAGAAAATGACACTGTTCTTGCAGCAGCAGTAGTTTGTTTATTGGGTACCATTTTCACATTAATATATACTGTTTTCTACTCAACATTTTCGTTGACTCCACTTGAATTTGGCATTTTTTCCGGAGCAACTCTCCATGAGATTGCCCATGTTATCGCCGCCTCTGCACCCGCGGGATCTGATGCAGTTGACATGGCAGTTGTTGTTAAATTAACGAGAGTGGCATTATTAGTACCTGTTGCATTAATTATCGGATTTATGGTAAATAAAAACAAAAAAAATGAAGAAAAATCTCCCCTTCCTATCCCATGGTTTCTAATAGGTTTCCTTTTTATGTGCTTAATTAATACAATGGGCTTAGTTTCACGTAACGTGTCTACAGCATTTGTGGAAGTCGCTTATCTACTTATGGGCATGGCGATGGCTGGAATGGGGATTACTATTAATTTAAAGTCAATCAAGCAACGGGGGAAAAGTCCAATTATCGCAAGTGTTGTAGGGAGTATCATTTTATCAGTGATTGGATTTCTAGTCATAAAAATGTTATAA
- a CDS encoding DinB family protein: protein MEQLIFHHMETVRSITEKAIKRIPEERSDIIPKGFNNNIRWNFGHIVYVQEKIVFGITGEQMNIPDDYEQLFGPGTKPSDWEGKPPSLAEIGEVLAEQKPRIKEFMQGRFHEKLPAPFTNRGGITFYTAGEAFLFSFYHEALHIETINRIYRAISSS, encoded by the coding sequence TTGGAACAATTAATTTTCCATCATATGGAAACTGTTCGTAGTATAACGGAAAAGGCGATAAAAAGAATTCCAGAAGAAAGGTCAGATATTATTCCTAAGGGTTTTAACAACAATATTCGTTGGAATTTTGGACACATTGTCTATGTACAAGAAAAAATCGTCTTCGGTATTACCGGAGAACAAATGAACATTCCGGACGATTATGAGCAGCTTTTTGGCCCTGGAACGAAACCATCAGATTGGGAAGGCAAGCCGCCTTCATTGGCTGAGATTGGCGAGGTCCTGGCGGAACAAAAACCGAGAATAAAAGAATTTATGCAAGGACGTTTTCATGAAAAGCTGCCGGCTCCTTTTACAAATCGGGGAGGCATTACGTTTTACACAGCTGGTGAGGCATTTTTATTTAGCTTTTACCATGAAGCCTTACATATCGAAACGATTAATCGGATATATCGAGCTATTTCTAGTAGTTAA